ttggttgattgttAAGTTAAGtttgcattgcattatgtgtggcctagagggtaagcttgcatgtagtTGAAATATCTGCTGTGTGTTGATGTGGCTACTTATTAGGgtgttcgagcgaatcaacgtcctaaccgggcttaggcgttgtctcaccgagattaatttatTACCCCattgtggttaacaattttcaagcaatgatggaggccgtggacatTAAACCtggaggattgtggtaggatttttgagAGTAAACGAgagattaaccttacccgaccccgtgtcttcttgaggtcttagtgagccaccccgaagaatggggttgtatatgtttaCCGTAGCTTAGTAGGGTTAAGATTTATCTACTCTGGCTGTTTaatgaaattatcttttgtgaATTGAGTGTGATGATTTTTCCCTATTGTACTATCCTGCTGATATTGTTTGTCCGGGAGAATTGTATGTTTCGCATGCGCCGTattttcgtaggtcgatagcttacCCGGGATGCTATCTTTCATGACCTGAGGcaagtaaggtagggatgttgTGAGCTCGAAAGTCGGGGcatgacatccccgcccaaggtggtatcagagcaaggtcggcctgATCTATCTAGTCATTGGCCTgaagtaataaggagcgattgAAATTGTGATAGTTAGTGGGTTAATAAtcgttgtgcatgtgattgttgttGTGGATTTGAGTTGTGGGGCCGCCTTCCGACCGTGCTTTGGTCCGGGGTATGCGGGACTCCGTAGTTTGCCCGTAAAATGAGCGCACGTGGTAGAAGAGCATCCCGAGCACCTCGGACCAGGGCTGTCGGGCCGACGGGGGAGATTCTGGAAGAAGAAAGAGTGCCGCGCGCTGCAGAGCCGGTTGGGCAAGAGCCGACTATGGCTGGGATTCTCCAAGCACTAGGAGCAATTGGAGACCTTATGGGGCAGCAAGTAAAGAACCGGAATGCTGCCGCCATTGTTGAAGTACCACGGGGAAACGTGCCAACTGGAGCGGTGAATGTTGGACATCAAGCACATAAGTTAGTGGAgcaatttctgaaattgaagCCGCCCAAGTTCTCTGGGAGCGGAGACCACGAAGCTGCTACCTCATGGATCAAGGAGTTAGAGAAGGCGTTTGCCCTCTTGAGGTGTACCGAGGAGGATAAGGTCACTTTGGCCGTGTATCAATTGCGTGGGAATACGAGTACATGGTGGAGAGCTTCTAAGGACAGAGTTTTTCCTGAAGGTACGGTTCCGGCGTGGAATGCCTTCGTGGAAACCTTTAACGGAAAGTACTTCTCAGATATTGCGAGGGAACAGAAGATGGCTGAGTTCCTTCGCCTGCGTCGAGAACATTTGTCGGTGGATGAGTATGAGGCGAGATTTGCTGAGCTGTCAAAGTATGCCCCAAGAATGATAGAGGACCCTGTGGATAGGGTAAGAAGATTCCGGGATGGGCTGAAACCGGAGATCAAGAGCGTATTGGTGCCGCTCAACTTGAAGGATTATGACGACCTGTATAAGAGGGCGCAGATGGTAGAGTGTGACTTGGCTGAAAGAACCGCCACAACCGGATCGCGGTTTGTACCCTCACACGGAAGGGACAGTCGGCAAGGAAAGAGACCGATACCTAGTGGTAGATACCAAATCCCACCCAACAGAAGAGAGGCGATCAGCAAGCCGGTGTTCCGCCAAGATGGGGCATGTCACTTATGccgccaaaggcatggacccgGTCCGTGCCCGTTTAAAGAAGGGGCATGCTTTGGATGTCGCCGGTTTGGTCATCAAGTGAGAGACTGCCCACGGAGACAGCGGAATAGGCCACAGGGGGAACAACCTGGAGGAAAACGTATCACATGATCTTAAGAATCGGTCCCAAGCATAGAGATAGGATGACATTCGTGGTAGAATATTCTGGCTATAGGTTAGCTAGGACTAGTCGAGATAAGAAGAACTTTTGTTAAACTCGACTTACGAATATGAGTTGTAATAAGGTGATCGGTACTTTTATGGATTACGAAAGTTTGAATTCGTGCAGTATCTTGATGGTTTCAGCTATCAACTTCCGTCAATACTTCTGGTTGGTAAAATGATTAAGCTACGCAAGAAAGCTAGTGAGAATCATGAAGTTTTAAGCTTGAATTTAAGTTGACAGAAGTAATGGGATGAACAGTTCTTTTAAGGATGGAGAATAGCGGGACTTTATGATTGAAATTTTGGGTTATTATAGACCAAGCCTTGGAAGACAAAGATTCAACTTGAGTCGTGGGAGTCAATGAGTACCCCATTTGAAGGGATTATGGATGTGGAATTGGAGTAACCAATACTCGTGGAGTATGAGTACGACTTTGTGCGGCATCTTCATAAGTTTAAGTTATTGATTTTGGTTGATAGCCTCGATGGATGAGGTAAGTAGTGCATAGGCATCTCGAGATATCAATACACGTTATAGGATTGGTAATGAGCTAATAACTACCGCTACCAAAGCGGGGATGACAAATGATGACGCTATTGATCAGAGAAGGCTCAGGATTTTTCTCTCGCAGTGTGGTCATTAGTGACGCCCTTAAGAAGGTCGGTGAAGTAGGTGTTCTTACTAAGATGGCATAGAGAATGACATTTGAGGAGAAGGTCTCTATTTGTAACATAAATTATATGCAGAATCTGGCCAACAAGAAACTATGTCGAGAACACAAAGATGGTTCAACCATGTATCCACTTAGAGAGGATTCCAAAGGGCATACCTCTTTAAGGCTTGGCCAAGCTGTCAATTGGATGGGAACATCGTGTTCATCAATAGGCCGCCAGCCACACATAAGTACACTTTTCAAGCAATGTTGGTTTATGTACACGATGATCACACTGTGAAGATAAATCCCTTGGTCTATGCACCTCTTAGTATTGACTTCGACGGCGATCGTATCCACTCATTCTATCCCAAGTCAACACTTGCAAAGGCCGAGATAGTAGAACTCTTTTCAGTAAGAAATGTAGTTGCTAAGCTCATATGGTGACAATCTAAGTCCGCAACTAGTAACCGATTCCCTATCGTCGATGAAGATGAcgttaagaaaatatttcttatgcTTTATAAATGTTGCAAACTGCCTTACCGGCATGCCTTAACTAATGGAGCCTCGTGCAATATGAGGAATGAGAAATTGTAGAAACGAACGGGAAAGGTTCGTAATGGCAAGTTATGAGTTGACGGTAGAATGAGATTTGCCAACCGGCTCTATAAGTCGTTAGGATCGGTGTCAACCTGATAAAAGGCtaagattgcgagatgtggCAATTCGGGAAGACAAGCGATTGGAGTACGCAGCGAAAGTCGAGTGAAACCATGGAGCTGAACGAGATGATGATTGCAAGAGTTTTGCTATACACTCGGACCATTCACGAGTGACAGCCAAGAGTGAGGGAGGCCACCGAGAGGTTAGAAGTCACCTTCGGCATGGATCATGGCTTAATGTGCTAGTCGGCTGCGCCATTGATTGAGGTTCGACTGTGTGACGACCTTGAATTAGGCATGGATCGATTTGAGTTAATCTTGTTTAGCTATACGTCGCCCATAGGATCACCCCCAAGTCACTAAGGATTGATCTGTGGGGTGAGTTACGAGCTAACATTGATTGACAGACAAGTAGACCATTGATCCAGTGAGGGACGAAAGGTACTAGAACCCCATACCAGCCGCGACTGGTCAAGGACTCGATCACCCTGGATCGAGTGACGTGTGTTGGAAGAATACGGGTCGAGACGAACCAATCCCGCATCGgtttgaattggtcatgagaggtgatCTCGATAGTACTCGACTATACCATCGGTTTAGGaacgggtgattccaaccctaaaCCGAGATAATCAAGGTGGCCCTCGACTTGTCGGTTGTCCGTGAGCCGAGCTGTCATGGCGGAATGAGTGGTCCGACTCTTAGTTCAAATGGGTACCTGAAGTCAATGATTCCATGAATATCCTAGTGGTTGCCAGTGATAGTTCCAATCTTGGAGTGTTGAGAAAAGAACCAATTGGTATTTGACCTTGcccatttaaatagaatgctCAAATTGCCATTAGCGTTGATTGAAATTGGCATTTGTGGAAcgagaaaggaaagttgagccctaggTATATTGAGCCTTTCGAGATTGTGGAGCGGATTGGAAATCCGGCATGTCGTTTTTCTCTGCCGTCAAGATTGGCTCAAGTACATAAGGTATTCCACGTGTCAatgttaagaaagtacgaaccggacctcgctcatgtgctgagttatgaagaaatcgagctagatgagcgagccgTATACGTGGAACGTCTAGTTAtgatcgtggataggaaagaacaaGTGCTCCGGAACAAAACGATTAACTTGGCCAAGGTGGTTTGGCAATACCATGGGACTGAAGGAGCTACCCGAGAGAACgaagaagttatgaagagtagctactcgtatctttttgaagagtcGTAATCGTACTGTAATTTccgggacgaaatttcctaaggtggggagagttgtgacgcccgaGAAATTCGAAGTATTTAATTttcccgaattcaataaaaaggaagaaattgaattttagccagtgtaaatttttggatcggaaggacaaaagtgacgaattttggacgagtcTCGCAATGTCattcgatttcgattggatctcgaaatcgtggtcatcacgacttgggatttttaatcctcgtgcCTAAACTTTTCCAGACCaagcctagcccgtgaaaatccaaattttagtCCCAATAGGTTGAGCCAAAAACcaatcagtcccgatttgtcaaattacggaaccgccctcggatattatacgtatatgacaaaaatcattatttttgaagagacttgtgggccccacctcaGCCCATTTAGCCCCCTTAGTCAACCAGTCAAAGCCCACgtggtcttctctctctcctcccctcccctctctctcccgttgctctctctctcccctgcaCTTGCGCTACCTCCTCCCCCCTGAACCGAACACCCAGCCTCCTTCCTTGGCTATTTTGTGCGACCACCACAGCGCTCCGCCTTCAACCACCTCCGTCCCCCACCGTCCGTTGCCATTGCCACCTTTCCGGCCGCTGCAGACTCGCTGGACCGCCACAGAAGCCTCCCGACGCCCCTGTCCCGTTTCGGATTCGGTGGGCTGCCCAAGCTGCTCCGGCCGCCCCGCGCCACTTCCGACCGCCACCAGCTACCACATCAACTTCCCCTCGACCCCCGGAAGCTGTCCTACCGCCGTGTGCCACCGTGGAGCCGCCGATCAGCCCTAAAACAGTCCCGAAGTCTTGTATGCCCTATTTTCGCGTCGCTGGTTCCCGCTGCCATTTTACCCTCCTCCGCCGTGACCCACAGTCCGCCGACCACCCTAAACGGTCACCCTTGACCTCTCACGGCTCCATGAAGTCACCGAGAGCCGATCGCCACCTgtagagctcgatttgagcccGGAGCTGCCCTCCCCTGTTCTGTCGGAAGTTGCCCTATTTCGTACCCGGTTCCGCCCACCGGCGGTTCAGCAGCCTCCGGCCGTCCTCTGCCACCACCGGCGCCACCAGCTGCTTCCCCGGAGACCCCCGACCGTGGCCCAACCTTTCCCCTAGCCTTCGGCCGCTCGAAACCCCACAAAACAGCCCCCAAAGCCACCGATTTCCCCTGTTTTTCTCTGTGCCACCACCGCTCCAGCCGCCACCCTCGAGCCCCGTGCCACTGTCCCaaggtgtcgccaagtcttcggaccgcctttgaccaaattgaagctcggaGCTTAAGTGGATCGGGCCGCGAGTCGTCGTCATCGTCGGGCCGGGCCAAGTTCGTATCGCCGCCGCCCAatttgagaccgcccgagctagttaaatttgtgagttagcccctaactcttggttaggacgctaattgcgttcggattagtttaattagattattaggtgtttaggtagttcgattagggccggtttaggttagaaacttggctcgggttcaatggccctaatggATTAAGCTAGTCCGGATAGCTAGGGTTCTATgaattattaaatttaattgattgatgGTGATTGGTTGATTgcgagtgagcgataggtcAAAGACGAGTGCACAATTGGAAATGGAAATTGGAATTGATAATCGATCGGttgcaattgactaattgatttatTGAATTGTTGAATGTGAATGCCGGATTTggttgttgattgccgtgggggttcgattagagattaatcgccccaaattgctcaAGTTGCGATCGATTGAACTGTGtattcatatgaccacgtgtgggatcaaattgcatgttttatcatgaaaacggccttgggctaAGTATTTGAATATGCGTGTATGAGCACTCAacctaattcaaagaaatggaccggttggttgtcggatgtgcttgagtggtcatttGATGGGTGTAAagcgtgccggtcgtacgagaTCTTGATAGGTTCGCACCGTGCCAGTCGtacggaaccacacgacttgtcggaagcacgtcaattcgtgcatGTGCCAGTCATACAGATCACAcgaattgtcggatgccggtcgcagcttgtgacggaccgacgctcctttttggaatgcctgTCTGCTATGCCGTGCCGGTTGCACATgatacatagctttcggtcgccgtcgccgtaagtaggggatgtcacgacctaaaaattcagaaaattttcaggctaatggattatcgggttaattatttaactaacctaactcggactctctcaagtccataccaa
This genomic interval from Rhodamnia argentea isolate NSW1041297 chromosome 4, ASM2092103v1, whole genome shotgun sequence contains the following:
- the LOC115746723 gene encoding uncharacterized protein LOC115746723; protein product: MSARGRRASRAPRTRAVGPTGEILEEERVPRAAEPVGQEPTMAGILQALGAIGDLMGQQVKNRNAAAIVEVPRGNVPTGAVNVGHQAHKLVEQFLKLKPPKFSGSGDHEAATSWIKELEKAFALLRCTEEDKVTLAVYQLRGNTSTWWRASKDRVFPEGTVPAWNAFVETFNGKYFSDIAREQKMAEFLRLRREHLSVDEYEARFAELSKYAPRMIEDPVDRVRRFRDGLKPEIKSVLVPLNLKDYDDLYKRAQMVECDLAERTATTGSRFVPSHGRDSRQGKRPIPSGRYQIPPNRREAISKPVFRQDGACHLCRQRHGPGPCPFKEGACFGCRRFGHQVRDCPRRQRNRPQGEQPGGKRIT